One window of Medicago truncatula cultivar Jemalong A17 chromosome 2, MtrunA17r5.0-ANR, whole genome shotgun sequence genomic DNA carries:
- the LOC25486792 gene encoding DEAD-box ATP-dependent RNA helicase 27, translating to MAESDDDHHTSPENQINDSYKKKNKKLRKRKRSRKLEQELEKQQKEKNNENTESEDEEEENNDKDGNDVVEEVEEKKVENVLPSGILSTESFSSLGLSERTSQAIAAMSFTHMTQIQAKSIPPLLMGKDVLGAARTGSGKTLAFLIPAVELLYNVQFTPRNGTGVIVICPTRELAIQTHAVASELMKGYHSQTLGKVIGGVGRKGEAERIVKGVNLLIATPGRLLDHLQNTKGFIYKNLKCLMIDEADRILESNFEEEMKQILNILPKKRQTALFSATQTKKVEDLARLSFQTPPVYVDVDIGREKVTVEGLEQGYVVVPCAKRFVVLYSFLKRYQSKKVMVFFSSCNSVKFHADLLKFIGLDCLNIHGKQKQNSRTSTFFNFCKAEKGILLCTDVAARGLDIPAVDWIVQFDPPDEPKEYIHRVGRTARGEGGKGNALLFLIPEELQFLRYLKAAKVPVKEYAFDDKKLSNVQSQLEKMVASVYHLNTLAKEAYRSYILAYNAHSMKEIFNVHRLDLQAVATSFCFTNPPKISLNIDSSASKHRKKIQKVEGGRRH from the exons aTGGCCGAATCCGACGACGACCACCACACCTCACCGGAAAACCAAATCAACGACAGTtacaagaagaagaataagaagctTCGCAAGAGAAAAAGATCTCGTAAATTGGAACAAGAacttgaaaaacaacaaaaggagAAGAATAATGAAAACACAGAatctgaagatgaagaagaagagaataaCGATAAAGACGGCAACGACGTAGTCGAAGAAGTAGAAGAGAAGAAAGTTGAAAATGTTTTGCCTTCTGGAATTCTGAGTACTGAGTCTTTTTCGTCTCTAGGGTTATCTGAACGTACTTCTCAGGCTATTGCTGCTATGAGTTTTACCCATATGACTCAG ATTCAAGCGAAATCGATTCCGCCACTATTGATGGGAAAGGATGTTCTTGGTGCTGCTAGGACGGGTTCTGGTAAAACACTTGCATTTTTAATTCCAGCTGTGGAATTGTTGTACAATGTGCAATTTACACCTCGTAATGGAACTGGTGTTATCGTCATTTGTCCAACTAGAGAGCTTGCCATTCAG ACACACGCTGTGGCAAGTGAACTAATGAAAGGTTATCATTCGCAAACTCTTGGAAAGGTTATTGGTGGTGTGGGTAGAAAGGGAGAAGCTGAGCGCATTGTTAAAGGAGTAAATCTGTTGATTGCAACGCCTGGTCGTCTTCTTGACCACCTTCAGAATACAAAAGGATTCATATATAAAAACTTGAAG TGTCTCATGATTGATGAAGCAGACAGGATATTGGAATCAAACTTCGAGGAGGAAATGAAGCAGATCCTTAATATACTTCCAAAG AAAAGGCAAACAGCTTTGTTTTCAGCCACACAAACAAAGAAG GTTGAGGATCTTGCCCGCTTGTCTTTTCAGACACCTCCTGTCTATGTTGATGTAGATATTGGGAGAGAAAAG GTCACTGTTGAAGGGTTGGAACAGGGTTATGTTGTTGTTCCCTGTGCCAAACGTTTTGTTGTTCTGTATTCATTCTTGAAGAGATACCAATCAAAAAAAGTGATGGTGTTTTTCTCTTCATGCAACTCTGTCAAATTCCATGCTGATCTTCTTAAGTTCATTGGATTAGACTGTTTAAATATTCATGGAAAACAAAAGCAGAATTCCCGGACAAGTACcttcttcaatttttgcaaAGCAGAAAAAGGGATATTGCTCTGTACTGATGTTGCTGCTCGTGGACTTGACATACCTGCTGTG GACTGGATTGTGCAGTTTGATCCACCTGATGAACCAAAG GAATATATTCATAGAGTTGGTAGAACAGCTCGTGGAGAAGGTGGAAAAGGAAATGCTTTACTTTTCCTGATTCCTGAAGAATTGCAATTTCTTCGCTACTTGAAG GCAGCAAAGGTTCCTGTGAAAGAGTATGCATTTGATGATAAAAAGCTTTCAAATGTACAATCTCAACTG GAGAAGATGGTGGCCAGCGTTTATCATTTGAACACTCTGGCCAAAGAAGCTTATAGGTCATATATATTGGCATATAATGCACATTCTATGAAGGAAATATTCAATGTTCACCGCCTTGATTTACAG GCTGTTGCTACTTCATTCTGTTTTACAAACCCACCGAAGATAAGTCTGAACATAGACAGCAGCGCTTCGAAGCATAGGAAGAAAATTCAAAAAGTGGAAGGAGGAAGAAGACATTGA
- the LOC25486789 gene encoding E3 ubiquitin-protein ligase ATL6, which translates to MEWVHLIFHVILVFHLYTIEAQSLETTTISRDNLTIMFVGFLSALILMALFALLLRHCSSTSYSYNCNLITDLFRRGFNRRVINKCPILVHSTGKTTLECAICLNEFQHNDKIRLLPKCYHVFHRDCIDVWLLSHMNCPICRSKLIPNVPESEQQQEQEHSSTITVPGEVASADNNENVIVSPHSTDHSLAEHCAI; encoded by the coding sequence ATGGAATGGGTCCACTTGATCTTCCATGTAATCCTAGTATTCCATTTATACACCATCGAAGCACAATCATTAGAAACAACAACCATATCAAGAGACAACTTAACCATCatgtttgttggttttttatCTGCCTTAATTTTAATGGCCTTGTTTGCACTCTTACTCCGCCATTGCTCATCCACCTCCTATAGTTACAACTGTAACCTAATCACCGATCTATTCCGCCGCGGATTCAACCGTCGAGTCATCAACAAGTGCCCTATCCTCGTTCACTCCACCGGTAAAACGACGCTTGAATGTGCCATTTGCCTAAATGAGTTTCAACACAACGATAAAATAAGGTTGCTTCCGAAATGTTATCATGTTTTTCACCGAGATTGTATTGATGTTTGGTTACTCTCTCACATGAATTGTCCTATTTGTCGCTCCAAACTCATCCCTAATGTTCCAGAATCAGAGCAgcaacaagaacaagaacataGTAGCACCATTACGGTGCCAGGGGAAGTGGCATCGGCTGATAATAACGAGAATGTTATTGTCTCTCCACATTCAACGGATCATTCATTAGCGGAACATTGCGCCATTTAA
- the LOC25486791 gene encoding protein ASPARTIC PROTEASE IN GUARD CELL 1 encodes METTSDIYPLNDAYAIFLWIGTPVQVVFVMIDIGSPISWSQCDLCNNCYPMQRPPFNTRASSTFRELGCYTDTCLITMMREVFGNCTGWTCRYNVKYGTKDESHSFGAMVTDTLNFEHSNTEIKNFIIGCGDSYEGSFRTQFSGVLGLGRGPLSVQSQLNAKAFSICPVSQGSENPSSLDFYDTPPEINQHGVVGDNSSIMVPLSENSGYPFYYFLQFVGISINGFMLDIQSRVWGYGLNYDGGVIIDIGTVLTYLPSDAYSVFRSEMLRTNHNLTVKPRYEGLEFCYKDDSSNVFPTIELHFQNGNIAGENFVSYKLNKKQLLLTPEEGTVCLSFAEGKSSALTVIGSNQLQGTLLTYDLVNEILVLTFNKC; translated from the coding sequence ATGGAAACTACATCAGATATATACCCTCTAAATGATGCATATGCAATATTTTTATGGATTGGTACTCCAGTACAAGTTGTATTTGTTATGATAGACATAGGAAGCCCAATTTCATGGTCACAATGTGATCTATGTAATAATTGTTACCCTATGCAACGCCCTCCTTTTAATACTAGAGCATCAAGTACCTTTAGAGAACTTGGTTGTTACACAGATACATGTTTGATCACAATGATGAGGGAAGTTTTTGGAAACTGCACTGGATGGACATGTAGATATAATGTGAAATATGGTACCAAGGATGAATCTCATTCCTTTGGTGCAATGGTGACTGATACACTTAATTTTGAACATTCCAATACAGAGATTAAGAATTTCATCATTGGTTGTGGAGATTCATATGAGGGTTCATTTAGGACTCAATTCTCAGGTGTTCTTGGTTTAGGACGCGGTCCGCTTTCGGTTCAAAGTCAGCTCAATGCAAAGGCCTTTTCTATTTGTCCTGTAAGTCAAGGATCAGAGAATCCATCATCTCTTGATTTTTATGATACTCCACCTGAAATTAACCAACATGGTGTTGTTGGTGATAATAGTTCCATTATGGTTCCCTTAAGTGAGAACAGTGGATACcctttttattactttttgcAATTTGTTGGTATAAGTATTAATGGGTTTATGTTGGATATTCAATCTAGAGTTTGGGGTTACGGATTGAACTATGATGGTGGTGTTATTATAGATATAGGAACAGTGCTAACTTATTTACCAAGTGATGCTTATAGTGTGTTCAGGTCAGAGATGCTTAGAACAAATCATAATCTTACAGTGAAGCCAAGATATGAAGGGTTAGAGTTTTGTTATAAAGATGATTCATCTAATGTATTTCCAACTATTGAACTTCACTTTCAAAATGGTAATATTGCAGGTGAAAATTTTGTGTCTTACAAGTTGAACAAGAAACAACTACTCTTAACACCAGAAGAAGGCACTGTTTGTCTATCATTTGCAGAAGGAAAAAGTTCTGCTCTTACTGTGATTGGAAGCAACCAACTCCAGGGAACTTTATTGACGTATGATCTAGTCAATGAGATCCTTGTTCTTACATTTAATAAGTGTTAG
- the LOC112419216 gene encoding zinc finger BED domain-containing protein RICESLEEPER 2-like, which translates to MANEEVQSPNDVSPTQQTQTALDETNVESQEPEAVREPSVSPNKRGLKFVYWRHYNRQKFDGKFKAICKYCEKKLGGETANDTTHLKDHLSICAARNKRSPMQILLKVSEVPGKGKESFVAGTYTFNQDISRTELAKMIILHEYPIMMVDHAGFRSFIHSLQPLFKIPSRNTMKNDIMKLCESERAKQMNSFGKNKSRIAITTDMWTSSNQNKGYMAVIAHYIDNNWNLQNRIIRFIYVPAPHIAEVIGDSLSKCLFEWNIDRKLSTLTVDNCSTNDALIEY; encoded by the exons ATGGCTAATGAAGAAGTTCAGTCACCTAATGATGTTTCTCCGACACAACAAACTCAAACAGCTCTGGATGAGACGAATGTCGAAAGTCAAGAACCTGAAGCCGTTCGTGAGCCTAGTGTAAGTCCTAACAAAAGAGGACTCAAATTTGTTTATTGGCGTCATTACAACAGGCAGAAGTTCGATGGCAAGTTTAAGGCTATTTGCAAATATTGCGAGAAGAAACTTGGTGGTGAGACAGCAAATGATACTACTCATTTAAAGGACCATCTTTCAATATGTGCAGCTCGCAATAAAAGAAGTCCAATGCAAATCTTGCTTAAAGTTTCTGAAGTGCCGGGGAAGGGTAAAGAATCATTTGTTGCTGGAACTTATACTTTTAATCAAGATATTTCTAGGACTGAACTTGCGAAAATGATCATTCTTCATGAATACCCCATCATGATGGTCGACCATGCTGGTTTTCGAAGCTTTATACATTCTCTTCAACCTTTGTTCAAGATACCTTCTCGCAACACCATGAAGAATGATATCATGAAGTTGTGTGAAAGCGAGAGAGCAAAGCAAATGAATTCATTTGGTAAGAATAAAAGTCGCATTGCAATAACTACCGATATGTGGACTTCTAGCAATCAAAACAAAGGGTACATGGCTGTCATAGCTCATTACATCGATAATAATTGGAATTTGCAGAATCGAATCATAAG attcatttatgtgCCTGCACCACATATTGCTGAAGTGATTGGTGATTCTCtatcaaaatgtttgtttgaatGGAATATTGATAGAAAATTGTCGACATTAACTGTTGATAATTGTAGCACCAATGATGCTTTGATTGAATATTGA